The DNA sequence TGCCGGAGGTACTGCTGCGGGTCCCATGTGGGGGCGGTGGGGGCAGTGGGGGTGGTGGGGGTGGTCGGCGCGGTGGGCGCGTCGCCCGTGGTCGACGCCGGAATCCTGGCCGGCGCGGTATCGGAATGCATGTTCGAGCCTCCCTGCTGGCGGTGCGGTCGGAATCGGAAGCTGCTCCGGCCCCCTCCATGCCCCATGGTGGCGAAAAATATATCTCGATGTCAAGATACTTGAGTTCGAGATACTCGATTTAAAGAGACTTCACGTCGACAGACCCTTTACACTGATCCGCATGGAGGACGAGGTCGACCGACTGGTCGCGGCATGGCGGCGCGAACGCCCTGACCTCGACGTGGAACCACTCGAGGTGCTCAGCCGCGTCAGCAGGCTCGCGCGGCATCTCGACCGCGCCCGACGGCTGGCCTTCTCCGAGCACGGCCTGGAGCCGTGGGAGTTCGACGTCCTGACCTCGCTGCGGCGAGCGGGCGCGCCCTACCAGCTCTCCCCCGGCCAGCTGTTGACGCAGACCCTGGTGACCTCCGGGACCATGACCAACCGCATCGACCGGCTCGCCAAGAAGGGCCTCGTCGAACGGCTGCCGGACCCCAACGACCGCCGCGGGGTCCTGGTGCGCCTCAGCCCCGAAGGCCGCGACCGCGCCGACCAGGCGCTCGCCGGGCTGCTGGCCCAGGAACGAGCGATCCTGGCCCAGCTCTCGCGGACGCAGCGCGCCGATCTCGCCGGCTTGCTACGCCAGTTGACCGCTCCGTTCGACAACATCCCCGGCTAGTCCCTGCCCCGGCAGTCCCGGCAGGTCGGCGGGACGTACCCCGGCCCGCCGGGCCAGGGCGACCGCCGCGAGCGTGGAGTGCACGCCCAGCTTGCCCAGCACGTTCTGCATGTGGGTGCGGACGGTGTGCGGGGAGAGGAACAGCCGCGCGGCCACGTCCTTGCGGCCCAGCCCCGCCACCATGCAGCGCAGCACCTCGTGTTCCCTGGGCGTGAGGGACTCCACCAGCCGTTCGCTGTCGGTACGGTGCTTGCGCGCCGCGGTCAGCTCGCGGAGCACTCCCGTGAGCAGCGCGGGCGGAAGGTGCGTCTCCTCGCGCAGGACTCCGCGGATGACGGCCAGGAGCCGTGAGAGCGAGCAGTCCTTGGCCACCCAGCCCGATGCTCCCGCCTGGAGCGCGAGGGCGGCCCGGCGTGCGTCGTCGCGCTCGGCGAGCACGACCGTACGGACATCGGGATGGGACACCCGTACGCCTGCCACCAGCGCGATCCCGTCGGCGGCGGGCGGGACGGAGGCGGACTCCCGCTGGGCGGGAACGCCCGCGGGGACGGCGGCCAGGTCGGAATCGACGAGCAGAACGTCGAAGCGGCGGCCCTCGGCCACCGCGCGTTCGAGGCAGCGCAGCGCGGCGGGGCCACTGCCGGCCGCGGAGACGTCCACGTCCGGTTCGGCCGCGAGCGCGGCGGCGAGAGATTCGGCGAAGATGCGGTGATCGTCGACCACGAGTACCCGGATACGGACCACAAAACCCCCAAGGGTCGGGGAACGGACGGCTGCGGGTACGACGCCCGGACCGGGTGATCCGCAGGCGCCGCGGCCGCCGCCGTGACATCTCTGCACTACCCCGGACCGGACGTCGTACCCGACTTGTCTCGACCCCTGAATCAACACCGGCCCCCACCGGTGTCACGCATCAGCGTAGGGCCGGGGTCGACTCGTGGTTGGCCGAATTGCAGAAGTTTTTCGAGCGATTTTCCGGCGAGGCGCTTCCGGAGGGGCTCCGGGGTGGCTTGAAATCGCCTGCTTCCTGCCCGGGTAAGGCCCGTTCCGTCCGGTCGTGTGCCATGGGCAGTTGCACGGGGGGTATTTCACTCGGCGTGCGCACGCCGGGCGCCCGCGTGCAGCGCCCGGCGAGGGCGCGCCCGGAACGCACGCACGCCCCCGCCCTGGTGGGGGCGGGGGCGCGCGCGTGGCAGGGGTGGGCCGGGGGCGCCTGAGGGCTCAGCCGCGCCGGGCGCGGGTGAAGTTCCAGGCGTCCGTCACGATGCCCGTGAGGTCCGAGCGGGTCGGGGTCCAGCCGAGGCGCTCGTGGGCCGTGCGGGCGGAGGCGACGAGGAAGGCCGGATCGCCGTCCCGGCGGGGGGCCACGATCTCGGGAATCTCCTTCCCGGTGACCTTGCGGACCGTCTCGATGACCTCGCGGACCGAAAACCCGCTGCCGTTGCCGAGGTTGCACACCAGGTGCTCGCCCCCGGCGGCGACCCGCAGCGCCGCCAGGTGGGCCTCCGCGAGGTCGGCGACGTGGATGTAGTCCCGTACGCAGGTGCCGTCCGGGGTCGGGTAGTCCTCGCCGAACACGGAGATCGACTCCCGCTCGCCGAGGGCCACTTGCAGCACCAGCGGGATCAGGTGGGTCTCGGGGTCGTGCAGCTCGCCGAACCGCCCGTACGCCCCGGCCACGTTGAAGTAGCGCAGCGAGACCGCCGCGAGGCCGTGCGCCGCGCACTCCCCCGCGATCATGTGGTCGACGGCGAGCTTCGAGGCCCCGTACGGGTTGGTGGGGGCGGTCACCGAGGACTCGGTCAACGGCCCGTCGCCGGGCTCCCCATAGGTGGCCGCGGTGGAGGAGAACACCAGTCGGCGCACGCCCGCCCCGCGCATCGCGGCCAGCAGGGCCAGGGTGCCGCCGACGTTGTTCTCCCAGTACTTGCCGGGGTTCACCACGGATTCGCCGACCTGCGAGGAGGCCGCGAAGTGCAGGACCCCGTCGTAGGACGGGTCCAGGTACTCGGCGGCGTCCTGGATCCGGCCCTCGATGAACTCGGCGCCCGACGGCACCCCGGAACGGAAGCCGGTGGAGAGGTCGTCGAGGACGGTGACCTCGTGGCCCTCCTCCAGGAGGTGGGCCACGACCACCCCGCCCACGTATCCGGCTCCGCCGGTGACCAGGTATTTGGAATCCTTGGAAGACGCCGTCTCGCTCACGTGCCTGCTGCCTCTCGCCGGGGGAACGCACGCACCGAACGCGTGCTGGTCACCGGCATACCCGAATCCGCGCCGCCGGGGAAATCCCGGGCCCGGATCAGGGCCGGGCGCCCCCGGACGGCGGCGGTCCGGCCCGGTCCAGCAGACCCGTACGGGCGGCCAGCGCGGCCGCCTCCAGCCGCGAGCCCACGCCCAGCTTCATCAGCACCCGCTGGACGTGCGTGCGCGCGGTGCTCGGCGCGATGGCCATGCCGGCGGCGATGAGCCGGGTGTCCTCGCCCTCGGCGACCCGGACCAGCACCTCCACCTCGCGCGGGGTGAGCAGCCGCAGCAGCCGGCTGCCCTCGTCGTCGGGCTGCGCGGCGGGGTTGAGCAGCTCGGCGAAGGCTGCCTGCAACAGCTGCGGCGCGATGGCCACTTCCCCCGCCCGGGCCTTGGCCAGGGCCCGCTCCACGCCTTCGATGCGCTCGTCGTGGCGTACGTACCCCGAGGCGCCGGCCGCGAAGGCGGCGGCGATCCCGCGCGGGCTCGGCACCGGTCCCAGGACGACCACGGCGATCTGCGGACGCTCCCGCTTGATCCGGACGATCGGCTCGAAGACTCCGGGCTCGGCGGGCGTGGCGGTGCCCAGCAGGCAGACCTCCGGGGCCCGGCTGATGACCAGTTCGGCGGCGCCCGCGGCCGGGGCGGCGGCCGCCAGCACCCGGTGGCCGCGCAGTTTCAGGGCCGAGGCGAGCGCCTCGGCCAGCAGCCGGTGCTCGTCGACCACCATGACCCGTACGCCCATTGGGACACCCACCCCCGCCCTTCTGACCCGGCAAGCTACACGCTTGTTCGACGGCGCGGTGCGGATACCGCGCAGAAGCCCCCGGAAGGACGGCTTGAGTTCTAGTGGTCGTCGCAACACCCCAGCTCAGGGGATGCGATGGATTTCAAGATCCGGGAGAACCGGGGACCAGGGGGCGGTGGCCGTCTGACGCGTGAGCGGGAGGCATACTCCCGGCTCATGCAGCAGGGCTACAGCAACAGAGAAGCCTGCCGGATCGTCGGTATCAACCTGCGGACCGGCAAGAGATGGCGCAACGGTTGGCACTCGCCGCCGTCTGGGAAGCCGAAGCCTCCGATCACCGTGGAGGCTTCGGCTTCTGGCGTATCCAGGTACCTCCGCGAAGAGGACCGCATCCACATAGCCGACCGACTGCGCGAGAAGGCGTCGATCCGCACCATCGCCGCCGAGCTGGGCCGCAGCCCCTCCACCATCAGCAGGGAGATCCGCCGCAACGGCATTCCCTCACGCGGCGACTCGTCCTGCTGGGCCTACCGGCCCCACGCAGCCCACCGCCGCGCCGAGCAACGGCGCCCCCGCCCCAAGCCCGGCAAGATCCGCCGGAGCGCCGAACTACGCCAGTTCATCCAGGCCCACCTCACACTCCGATGGAGTCCGGAACAGATCTGCCAGGCTCTGCAGGCACGGTTCCCCGCCCGGCCGGAGATGCACGTGGCCCACGAGACGATCTACCAGGCTCTCTACGTCCAGGGCCGCGGAGAGCTCCGCCGCGAACTCACCCGCGCCCTGCGGACGGGCCGGTCCCGCCGCCGGCCACACCGCCAGTCCTACAAGCGCAAGCCGCGCGCCATACCGAACATGGTGATGATCAGCGACCGGCCTGCCGAGGCCGCCGACAGGGCCGTCCCCGGCCACTGGGAAGGCGATCTCATCATCGGAAAGGACGGCAAGTCCGCGATCGGCACCCTCGTCGAACGCACCACCCGCTACGTGATGCTCGCCCACCTGCCCTTCGACCACACGGCGGCCAGCACCCGGGACGCGCTCGTGGAGACGGTGAAGACTCTCCCGCCCCACCTGCGGCGATCCCTGACCTGGGACCAGGGCGTGGAGATGGCCGCCCACCAGGCATTCACCGTCGCCACGAACATCCCGGTCTACTTCTGCAACCCGGCCAGTCCCTGGCAGCGCGGCTCCAACGAGAACACGAACGGCCTGCTGCGGCAGTACTTCCCCAAGGGCACCGACCTGTCCCGGCACACGCCCCAGGACCTGGCCACCGTCGCCGCCGAACTCAACGGGCGCCCACGCAAAACGCTCGGCTGGGAAACCCCAGCCGAGCGCCTGTCTAAACTGCTCGCGGCCTGATCAACCGACCACGTGTTGCAACGACCCCTCGAATTCACCCGGACCTTCCGGGGGCTTCCGGGGGTTCTGGGGGTTCTTGGGGGGGGGTGGGGGGTCTGGGCGTCTGGCGCCGCGGGTCAGCCCGTCGTGAAGGAGACGAAGGTGTAGTACGGGTCGGAGCCCGAGGACCTGCTCATCACGGCGGTGCGGGCGATGAAGAACTTCCCGTTGCCGTAGCGGAATTCGCCGGAGTCCGGCAGGAACTGGGTCTCGGCGCGCTGCGACTCCTTGTTCGCCGGGTTCTGCATGAGCACGGTCTCCTTCATCGTCTTGCCGTCGATGGAGACGACCTGGCCGCCGCCGTCGTAGGGCGGGACCTTGTAGGCGATGAGGTTGGAGCCGTCCATGCGCAGCGGGTAGACGGTGTAGCGCTCGCCGGCGTCGGCGCGGTCGGTGGTCAGCTTGCCGGTCTCCAGGTCGAAGGAGACGATCTCGTTGGTGCGGCCGTATTCGGTCGTGCCCTTGTGCTCCTCGGTCGGCAGGTAGAGCTTGCCGTTGCCGACGACCATGTTGGTGCAGTCCTCGACCTCGGTGGCCCCGCACTCGGGGTTGTAGTTGCCCGAGGTGAGCGGGATGCGCGTCTTGAGCTGGCCCGCGTCGTCGAGGACGAAGAGGTCGCTGACGCCGGTGGCGTTCTTGGAGGTGTCGTTGACGTCCGCCGCGACGATCAGCGGCTTGGTGGAGACGATCTGGGCGAAGTCGATGCCCGCGGGCAGCTTGTACGAGCCCTTGGGCGCACCGCTGACCGGGTCGAGGCTCTGGGCGTGCAGCACGTAGTCCGGGTGCTGGCCGCAGCGGCGGATCACCGCGAGGGCCGGGCCGCCCCCGTAGCCGAGGTCCTCGCACCGGTCCGCGTCGGTCTTGGCGGACCACAGGACCTTGCCGTCGGCGAGGTTCCAGGCGGCGCCGCCGCTCAGGCCGCCAGCGGCGACGGTCTGGCCGGTGACGGTCACCTCCGCGAGGACGACCGGCTTGTCGCCGCCGGTCTGGGACTTGGCGGTCGCCTTCCACAGGAGCTTGCCGGTGTTCAGGTCGATGACGCCGACCTGCCTGCACTGCGGGTACTTCTTCTCGGCCGTCGGCATGGCCTCGTCGAAGAGGATCGCCGTCTTGTTGTCCGAGACCCAGCGGCTGGCGGCGCAGACGTTGGCGCCGAGCGGGATCTCCCACTTCTTGGTGCCGTCGGCCAGGTTGTAGCCGACGACCTTGGCCATGTCGGACTTGGCGTAGGTGGTGTCGGTGAGCCAGGACCCGGGGATCTGGACGATCTCCTTCGACTCCGGCATCGGGACGTTGACCAAGGTCTTCGACTTGGTCTTGGCCGGTGCCTTCTCGGTGCCGCCGCCGCCCGGGGCCTTGTCGCCGCCGGGGCTCTCGCTGCCGCCGGCCACGGGCTGGCTGCCGGAGCCCTCGTCCTCGCCGGAGACGTACCAGAAGCCGCCGCCGACGATGAGGACGATGGCCAGGAGGGCCGCGCCGACGATCATCAGCTGCGTGCGGACGTCGTTGCCGCCGCGGCCGCCGGCCGGGACGGCCGGGCTCTGGGCCGCGTACATGGGCGCGGTGCCGGGCTGCTGCGGGTAGCCGTAGGACTGCTCCTGCGGATACCCGTACGAGGCCTGCCCGCCGGGGGACCCGGCCGGCGCCGGGACGGTCGGCGGCTGGGCCGGGGGCGGCGGGGGGCCGGCCGGCATGGCCGGGGGCGCCGGCGGGGGCGGGGGCGCGGAGAAGCCGCCCGGCGGCGGGTCCTGCGGCGCGCCGAACCCGCCGGACGGCGGCTGGCTGGGGGGCGGCGGGGTACTCATCGGTGCTACTGCCTCTCGGTGGGCGGTTCGGCGGACTGCTCGTTCTCGGGGCGGTCGCTCACTTGCCGAAGACCATCAGGAACTTCTCGCTCTTGTTGTCGGCCTGCAGGTGGGAGGCGGAGACGAACAGCCGGCCGTCCACGTAGTCCACGTTCGGGGAGAGGAAGGAGCTCTCCACCGGGGCGGCGGGGCCGGACGGGTTGCGCAGGACCGCGGTGGGCGTGCCCCCGCCGGCCGGGATGGTGAGGACCTCGCCGCCCTTCTCGCTCTCCGCCTCTCGGTAGACGACGACCTGGCCGCCCGCCGCCTTCAGCGGGGTGAGGGTGCGTCCCTCGCCTGCCGGGGTGCGCCACTTCACCTTGCCGGTGCCGAGGTCGAAGGCGACGATCTCGTTCGGCTTGCCGACGTCGGGCTTGGTGGGCAGGTAGAGGGTGTTCGCGTCCACGTTGGAGGAACCACAGCTCTGGAGCGAACGGTTGAACAGGCCGCCGCAGCCGACCGGGAAGCTGCCTTCGCCGGAGACGGTGGCGCGCTTCTTGCCGTCGGGTCCGAGGACCACGATGGAGCGCTCCTTGTCGCCGTTGCCGAGGTCGAGGACGATCGGGTCCAGCGAGTAGACGTTCTTGACCTGGAAGTCCTTGGGGAGCTTGTAGATCCAGGTGCCCTTGCCGGTGACCGGGTCGGCGTCCATGACCTGGACGGTCTTGTCGGCGTCCTGGCAGGTCGCGATGGCGAGCATCTTGCCGTTCATGGCGACGAAGTCGCCGGGCCGGCAGCCCTCTTCCACCTTGTTGGTGAAGAGCTTGTCCCCGGTGCTGACCTTGAACGCGCTGGTCGTGCCCATCCGGTTGACGACGAGGGAGTCGCCGGTGAGGGCGAGGTCCGGGCTGGTGAAGATGTCGAAGAGACCCTCCTTGGGGACCTCCTTCGACCATCCCTCCTTGCCGGCCTTGAGGTCGATCATCCGCATCTGGTTGCAGTCGGCGCTGCTGGACTCGCCGTTCTTGTACATGACGACGGTCTTGCCGTCCGCGGTCATGTCGGTGACCCCGCAGACGACGGCGGGGAGGGTGAGGGTCCACTTCTCCTTGCCGTCCTTGACCCCGTAGGCGGTGACCGACTTCCAGACGGACTTGACGACGGTGTCGCCGACGATCCACTGCCCCTTGGAGTCGACGCCCCCGCCGGGGCCGTCGATCTTGCTGCTCTTGAACCAGAGGACCTTGCTCTCGCCCTGCTTGCGGCCGGCGTTGAGGTCTTCCTCCTCCTCACCGCCGTTGCCGCTGCCGTCCCCCTTGTCCACGGAGGCGGAGGCGGAGGGCGAGGCCTTGTCGTCCGCGGGCGGGGTGGTGTCCTGCCCGATGACCTGGTCGGCGCCCTTGTCCTTGCCGGCGAAGAACGCGAAGTAGCCGCCGGTGCCCAGGACGAGCACGCCGGCGACGGAGGCCGCGATCAGCACGGCGAGCTTCTTCTTCGGCCCGCCGGGCGGCCCGGGCGGCATGCCGGGGGCGCCGGGGGCCATGTGCGGGGGCGGGGGCGGGAAGCCGTAGCCCCCGGGCGGCTGCGCGCCGTACGGGCCCTGCGGCGGCTGGCCGTACGGCCCCTGCGGCGCGGGCTGCTGTGCGTACGGGTTCTCGCCCTGCGGCGGGAAACCGTAACCGGGCTGCGGGGGCCCTGGCAGGTGCCCGTAACCGGAAGGGTTCGGCGGCTGGTTCGGCGGCTGGGGCGGCTCGGTCATCAGCGCATACCTTCGGCTTCGGGTGTGGGAGGAAGCCCTTTCTATCACTGCCGACGAGAACCGCGCCGGGCCGGTCCGACCCCTGTTCCCAAGGGAGGACCGGCCCGTGATGCCGTCGTTATCGGCCAGTTGGGGCGCGCGGGCCCCGCGCCCTACGCGTCTTCGGCGAGCTCCAGCCAGCGCATCTCCAAGTCGTCCCGGTCCGCGATGAGTTCCCGCAGTTCGGCGTCGAGCTTGGCGACCTTGTCGAAGTCGGTGGAGTTCTCGGCGATCTGGGCGTGCAGACTGCTCTCGCGGTCCGTCATCTTGTTGAGCTGCCGCTCGATCTTCTGCAGCTCCTTCTTCGCGGCGCGCGCGTCCCCGGAGGCCGAGGACTTTCCGGCGGCGGCCGGGGCGGGCGCCGGAGCGGCCGCGTCGATCATCTTCCGGCGGCGCTCCAGGTACTCGTCGAGGCCGCGCGGGAGCATCCGCAGGCTCGCGTCGCCGAGCAGGGCCATGACCGTGTCGGTGGTGCGCTCGATGAAGAACCGGTCGTGCGAGATCACGATCATCGACCCGGGCCAGCCGTCGAGGAGGTCCTCCAGCTGGGTCAGGGTCTCGATGTCGAGGTCGTTGGTGGGCTCGTCGAGGAAGAGGACGTTGGGCTCGTCCATCAGCAGGCGCAGGATCTGCAGCCGGCGCCGCTCACCACCGGAGAGGTCGCCGACGGGCGTCCACTGCTTCTCCTTGGTGAAGCCGAACTGCTCGCACAGCTGCCCGGCCGTCATCTCGCGGCCCTGGCCGAGGTCGACCCGGTCGCGGACGCGCTGCACGGCCTCCAGGACCCGCAGGGACGGGTCGAGTTCGCCGACCTCCTGCGAGAGGTAGGCCAGCTTGACGGTCTTGCCGACGGTCACGGACCCGGCGGCCGGCTGGACCTCGCCCTGAGTGCGGGCGGCCTCGGCGAGGGCCCGCAGCAGGGAGGTCTTGCCGGCGCCGTTGACGCCGACGAGACCGACGCGGTCGCCGGGGCCCAGGTGCCAGGTGAGGTGCTGGAGGAGGGTCTTGGGGCCGGCCTGGACGGTGACGTTCTCCAGGTCGAACACGGTCTTGCCGAGGCGGGCGTTCGCGAACTTCATCAGCTCGGACTTGTCGCGCGGCGGCGGCACGTCGGCGATCAGCTCGTTGGCGGCCTCGATGCGGTAGCGCGGCTTGGAGGTCCGCGCGGGGGCGCCGCGGCGCAGCCAGGCGAGCTCCTTGCGCATCAGGTTCTGCCGCTTGGACTCCTCGGTCGCCGCGATGCGGTCGCGCTCGGCGCGGGCGAAGACGTAGTCGCTGTAGCCGCCCTCGTACTCGTGGACGTCACCGCGCTGCACGTCCCACATGCGGGTGCAGACCTGGTCGAGGAACCACCGGTCGTGGGTGACGCAGACGAGCGCGGAGCGGCGCTCCTGGAGGTGCTTGGCCAGCCAGGAGATGCCCTCGACGTCGAGGTGGTTGGTGGGCTCGTCGAGTACGAGGAGGTCCTGGTCGGCGATGAGCAGCTGGGCGAGCGCGATGCGGCGGCGCTCCCCACCGGAGAGCGGGCCGATGACCGTGTCCAGGCCCTGCCCGAAGCCGGGCAGGTCGAGCCCGCCGAAGAGGCCGGTCAGGACGTCGCGGATCTTCGCGTTGCCGGCCCACTCGTGGTCGGCCATGTCCCCGATGATCTCGTGCCGGACGGTGGCCGAGGGGTCGAGGGAGTCGTGCTGGGTGAGCACGCCCATGCGCAGGCCGCTGTTCTGGGTGACCCGGCCGATGTCGGGTTCCTCCAGCTTGGCGAGCATGCGGATGAGGGTGGTCTTGCCGTCGCCGTTGCGGCCTACGACACCGATCCGGTCCCCCTCGGATACGCCGAGGGAGATGCCGTCGAGCAGGGTACGGGTGCCGTACACCTTGCTGACTGCCTCGACATTGACCAGGTTGACGGCCATCAGGAGCGCTCCAGGGAAGGGGTGTGGATCAGCCCCTCAGCCTAACCCTCCGCGAAGTGCCGGACCGTTCCACCAGCAGCCAGCCGCCCAGCGCCATGCCGATCGCGGCGGGCGCGGTGACCGGGAGCGCGATCAGGGTGGCGCTGTGGCCTTCCAGGAGCCCGCCGAGACCGGTCGTGGAGAGCCCGAGAACGCCCAGGAGGCAGAGCGCGGTGCCGAGGGCGGCGCGGGGGCCCGAGCCGGGGCCGGCGCCGGCGCCGGGGTGCGCGGTGCTCCCGGCGGGCGCCTCGAAGCGGCGGAAGACCGCGACGAGTACGCAGGTCAGCGCGGCGGCGGCGAGGAACCGGACCGGTACCTGGGCCCACCAGGCCGCCCCGGCGGGCTCGGGCAGGGCGAAGCCGAGGCCGAGCTGGGCGGCGTACACGGCGAGCATCGCGGTGAGGTGCCAGAGGAAGGCCGTCATGGCGACCCCGTTGGCGGCGACCACCCCGCGCCAGACCCGGGGCCGGGCCAGCCAGCCGGCGGCGGGGGCCCTGAGCAGCTCCACGGCGCCCACGAGCCAGATCCCGTGCGCGAGCAGGGCCAGGGTGGGCGGGGCCATGTTGGAGACCTTCTCCCCCGGCATCCCGACCATGGACAGCGGGTACGGCCCGTACGCCACCAGCAGGACGGCCCCGGCGAGCCCGGCGGCGGCGAGGGCGCCGGGACGGCGGAGCTGCCCACGGCCAGGGCCGGTGGCGCGCAGGAAGCCGAGCTGGTGGACGGCGAGCCAGACGAAGGCGAAGTTCAGGAACTCGGCGTACGGGACGCCGCCCGCGAAGCGCAGCAGATCGACGGCGGCGGCAGCCGCGGCCAGGGCCCCGAAGGCGGCCCAGCCGTAGCGCTCGTGCAGGGTCAGCAGGGGCGGGGTGAGGGCGACCATCGCGAGGTAGATCCCGATGAACCACAGCGGCTGCGTGACCAGCCGGAACGCGGCCCCCGACAGCCGGCCGCCGCCCCCGCCGAGGAGCTGCGCGGTCAGGGCGACGGCGGTCCAGACGGCGACGAACACGAGGGTGGGCCGCAGCAGCCGCCGCAGGCGGGCCCGCAGGAAGGCGGCGTACACCGGGCCGTCGGTGCGGCGTGCGAGGGACCGGTAGGACAGGGCGTGCGAGAACCCCCCGACGAAGAAGAACACCGGCATGACCTGCAGCGCCCAGGTGAGCACCTGGAGCGGCGGCACGACGGCGAGCAGGTTCCCTATGCCGTCGCCGCTGACGGCGGCCATCAGCCAGTGCCCGGCGATGACCGTCCCGAGCGAGGCGACCCGGAGCAGGTCGACGTAGCGGTCCCGGGTGGCGGGGGTGGCATCGGCGATGTCTTGTGCGCTGGCTCCCATGGGGTTACGGTCCCGCGCGGGCGGGGGCCGCGACAGGGCGCGGATACTCAGTCCCCCCTAGGTACCCGGGGCCGGCGCCCCCGATCCCGCTGCGCGGACGGAGTTCCCCTACCCGCCCTTCGCCCGTTCCCTGGGGCTCCGCCCCAGACCCCGCTCCTCAAACGCCGGAGGGGCTGGATTTGGCTGACGCCGGGTAGGGGACTCGGCGCCGCGCAGCGGCGCACCCGCAGCTGGTCAGAGGAGGGTCGCGCCCGGGGCCGGGCTCATCGCCAGGTGGGTGCCGCGGCAGGTGCCGGAGGCTTCCAGGGCTGCGGACACCTTCATCGCGGACTCCGCGTCGCGGACCAGGAAGGCCGTCGTGGGGCCGGAGCCGGAGACGATCCCGGCCAGCGCCCCGGCCTGCGTACCCGCCGCCAGGGTGTCGGCCAGCGCCGGCCGCAGCGAGAGGGCCGCGGGCTGGAGCCCGTTGGCCAGGGTGGCGGCCAGCTCGTCCGGGTCACCGGAGGCCAGGGCCGCGAGGAGGGCCGGGGAGGCCTGCGGGGCGGGGACGTCCGTACCGGCGGTGAGGCGGTCGAACTCGCGGAACACCGCCGGGGTGGAGAGCCCGCCGTCGGCCACCGCGAACACCCAGTGGAAGGTCCCGGCCGCGACCGGGGTCAGGATCTCCCCGCGCCCGGTGCCCAGCGCCGCCCCGCCGACCAGGCTGAACGGCACGTCGCTGCCCAGCTCCGCGCAGATGTCGAGGAGGTCCCCGACCGGGGTCTTCAGACCCCAGAGGGCGTCGCAGGCCAGCAGGGCGGCCGCCCCGTCGGCGCTGCCGCCGGCCATGCCGCCCGCCACCGGGATCCGCTTCTCGATGTGGAGGTGCACGTCGGGGCTCAGCCCCGCCCGCTCCGCCAGGATCTCCGCGGCCCGGGCCACCAGGTTGGTCCGGTCGAGCGGCACCTTGCCGGCGTCCGGCCCCGCGCAGGTCACGGTCAGTCCGGCGGCGGCGGTCGCGGTGACCTCGTCGTGGAGGGAGACGGCCAGGAAGACGTTCGCGAGGTCGTGGAAGCCGTCCGGCCGGGCCGCGCCCACCGCCAGCTGGACGTTGACCTTCGCGGGGACCCGTACGGTGATCGTCCCGCTCACAGCGCGGGCCTCTCCGCGGCGGGCTTGTGCTCGGCGATCGCCGCGAACTCCTCGACGGTGAGGGACTCGCCGCGGGCTTGCGGGGAGACTCCGGCGGCGACCAGCGCCGCCTCCGCGCCCGCCGCGGACCCGGCCCAGCCGGACAGCGCCGCGCGGAGCGTCTTGCGGCGCTGCGCGAAGGCGGCGTCCACGACGGCGAAGACCTCGGCCTGGGTGGCGGTGGTCTTCACGGGCTCGGCCCGGCGCACCAGCGAGACCAGCCCGGAGTCCACGTTCGGCGCGGGCCAGAAGACGTTGCGGCCGATGGAGCCGGCCCGCTTGACGTCCGCGTACCAGTTGGCCTTGACGGAGGGGACTCCGTAGACCTTGTTGCCGGGCTTGGCGGCGAGCCGGTCGGCGACCTCCGCCTGCACCATGACCAGGGTGCGCTCGATGCTCGGGAAGCGGCTGAGCATGGTGAGCAGGACCGGCACGGCCACGTTGTAGGGGAGGTTCGCGACGAGCGCGGTCGGCGGCGGGCCGGGCAGCTCCTTGACCAGCATCGCGTCGGAGTGGACCAGCGCGAAGCGGTCCTTGCGCTCGGGCATCCGCGCCTCGATGGTGGCGGGCAGCGCGGCGGCCAGGATGTCGTC is a window from the Streptomyces sp. NBC_01244 genome containing:
- a CDS encoding outer membrane protein assembly factor BamB family protein, encoding MTEPPQPPNQPPNPSGYGHLPGPPQPGYGFPPQGENPYAQQPAPQGPYGQPPQGPYGAQPPGGYGFPPPPPHMAPGAPGMPPGPPGGPKKKLAVLIAASVAGVLVLGTGGYFAFFAGKDKGADQVIGQDTTPPADDKASPSASASVDKGDGSGNGGEEEEDLNAGRKQGESKVLWFKSSKIDGPGGGVDSKGQWIVGDTVVKSVWKSVTAYGVKDGKEKWTLTLPAVVCGVTDMTADGKTVVMYKNGESSSADCNQMRMIDLKAGKEGWSKEVPKEGLFDIFTSPDLALTGDSLVVNRMGTTSAFKVSTGDKLFTNKVEEGCRPGDFVAMNGKMLAIATCQDADKTVQVMDADPVTGKGTWIYKLPKDFQVKNVYSLDPIVLDLGNGDKERSIVVLGPDGKKRATVSGEGSFPVGCGGLFNRSLQSCGSSNVDANTLYLPTKPDVGKPNEIVAFDLGTGKVKWRTPAGEGRTLTPLKAAGGQVVVYREAESEKGGEVLTIPAGGGTPTAVLRNPSGPAAPVESSFLSPNVDYVDGRLFVSASHLQADNKSEKFLMVFGK
- a CDS encoding ABC-F family ATP-binding cassette domain-containing protein — translated: MAVNLVNVEAVSKVYGTRTLLDGISLGVSEGDRIGVVGRNGDGKTTLIRMLAKLEEPDIGRVTQNSGLRMGVLTQHDSLDPSATVRHEIIGDMADHEWAGNAKIRDVLTGLFGGLDLPGFGQGLDTVIGPLSGGERRRIALAQLLIADQDLLVLDEPTNHLDVEGISWLAKHLQERRSALVCVTHDRWFLDQVCTRMWDVQRGDVHEYEGGYSDYVFARAERDRIAATEESKRQNLMRKELAWLRRGAPARTSKPRYRIEAANELIADVPPPRDKSELMKFANARLGKTVFDLENVTVQAGPKTLLQHLTWHLGPGDRVGLVGVNGAGKTSLLRALAEAARTQGEVQPAAGSVTVGKTVKLAYLSQEVGELDPSLRVLEAVQRVRDRVDLGQGREMTAGQLCEQFGFTKEKQWTPVGDLSGGERRRLQILRLLMDEPNVLFLDEPTNDLDIETLTQLEDLLDGWPGSMIVISHDRFFIERTTDTVMALLGDASLRMLPRGLDEYLERRRKMIDAAAPAPAPAAAGKSSASGDARAAKKELQKIERQLNKMTDRESSLHAQIAENSTDFDKVAKLDAELRELIADRDDLEMRWLELAEDA
- a CDS encoding acyltransferase family protein — protein: MGASAQDIADATPATRDRYVDLLRVASLGTVIAGHWLMAAVSGDGIGNLLAVVPPLQVLTWALQVMPVFFFVGGFSHALSYRSLARRTDGPVYAAFLRARLRRLLRPTLVFVAVWTAVALTAQLLGGGGGRLSGAAFRLVTQPLWFIGIYLAMVALTPPLLTLHERYGWAAFGALAAAAAAVDLLRFAGGVPYAEFLNFAFVWLAVHQLGFLRATGPGRGQLRRPGALAAAGLAGAVLLVAYGPYPLSMVGMPGEKVSNMAPPTLALLAHGIWLVGAVELLRAPAAGWLARPRVWRGVVAANGVAMTAFLWHLTAMLAVYAAQLGLGFALPEPAGAAWWAQVPVRFLAAAALTCVLVAVFRRFEAPAGSTAHPGAGAGPGSGPRAALGTALCLLGVLGLSTTGLGGLLEGHSATLIALPVTAPAAIGMALGGWLLVERSGTSRRVRLRG
- a CDS encoding 4-(cytidine 5'-diphospho)-2-C-methyl-D-erythritol kinase; translated protein: MSGTITVRVPAKVNVQLAVGAARPDGFHDLANVFLAVSLHDEVTATAAAGLTVTCAGPDAGKVPLDRTNLVARAAEILAERAGLSPDVHLHIEKRIPVAGGMAGGSADGAAALLACDALWGLKTPVGDLLDICAELGSDVPFSLVGGAALGTGRGEILTPVAAGTFHWVFAVADGGLSTPAVFREFDRLTAGTDVPAPQASPALLAALASGDPDELAATLANGLQPAALSLRPALADTLAAGTQAGALAGIVSGSGPTTAFLVRDAESAMKVSAALEASGTCRGTHLAMSPAPGATLL